In Flavobacterium luteolum, the DNA window TTACGTGCAATGCTCCAGCGAATAAAAGAAAATTCAACATGGCTCCCATTAGGATTTCGTTGAAGTCAAATTCTTTTATCAGATCGAAAAAATGCTTAGTAGTTGCTGGAAAATAAGAATCTCCCAAAAGACGAATTCCGACTGAAACCAACATGGCAATAATCATGATTCCGATGGTTCCAGGAAGTTTTAAAAATCTTAAATTCAAATAGGCGAAGAAAGATGCCAATACAATTAGCACCGAAAATGTGTAGTATAATTCCATAAATTGTGATTTTTACAAAAATAACTGTACCATTATTTAATCAAAAATTTCCTGCGTTGAATTAACATAACTTTATTATTCGTTAAATATGTTTCAATTATTTTTGAAAGTTTAAAAACTTTTACATACATTTGTTTCATGGAATTCAAAGAAGCAAAAAATAAGTTCGTTCAAACTTGGGGAGCATTAGGTTCTCAATGGGGCATTAATAAAACAATGGCACAGATCCACGCTTTATTGATGGTTTCAAACGAACCTATTTCTATGGAAGACATTATGGAAGAATTGCAAATTTCTCGAGGAAATGCAAGCATGAATTTAAGAAGTTTAATGGATTGGGGAATTGTCTATAAAGAATTTAAAGCTGGGGAAAGAAAAGAATTTTTCACCGCAGAAAAAGATTTAGACGAATTAGCAGTTAAAATTTCCAGAGAAAGAAGTAAAAGAGAAATTAAACCAACGCTTAAAATCTTAAAAGAAGTTTCGACAATTGAAGCGAAAGATTCACCAGAAGAAAAACACTTTGTAGATCAAACCACCAAATTATACGATTTTGTTTTGAAAGCAGATAATATGTTAGACAAAATGACTGAATTCAATGATAACTGGCTAGGTAAATTAGTCATGAAAATGATGAAATAAAAAAATTTAATCCAAACTTTCATTTTTTTCTGAAAGTTTAAAATTTTAAAAACAATTTATATGAACTTCTTAAAAGCAGAATGGAAAAACTTAGCACTTGTCAATTATGAAATTGATGCTGAAATCTTAGAAAAATATCTTCCTGCAGGAACTGAGATCGATATTTGGGACAACAAATGTTATGTCAGTCTAGTTGGATTTATGTTTAAAAACACCAAAGTTTTAGGATTGAAAGTTCCGTTTCATATCGATTTTGAAGAAGTGAATCTGAGATTTTATGTAAAACGTCTTGAAAACGGTGAATGGAAACGTGGTGTAGTTTTCATTAAAGAAATTGTTCCTAAAAAAGCCATCACTTTTATCGCCAATACTTTGTATCAAGAACATTATGAAACTCAGAAAATGAGACATGAAATAATAGAAAATCAAAACACGAATACTTTTATCTATCAATGGAAAAATGACAAAGAATGGAATACAATCGAAATTGAAACCAAAAAAGATTTAAGCATAATCGAAATCGATTCTGAAGCTGAATTCATTACAGAGCATTACTTCGGGTATACAAAAATCGATGAAGAAACCACTTTTGAATATGAAGTGACACATCCGAGATGGGAACAATTTGAAGTTGTAAATCATAAAATTGATATTGATTTCGAAAAAAATTATGGAAGTGATTTTGGATTCCTTCAAACTCAAAAACCAACTTCAGTTTTCTTAGCTCAAGGCTCAAAAATTACAGTGAAGAACAAAAGGAAATTACAAATGCCTCCTGTTCTGAAAGAGATGTATTAACCTCATAAATTGGGAAATCATGAATTTTAATATCATTGGGTATTTTATTTACCTCAGCATAACCATTTTCATTATCCTAAAAGTTGGGAAAATCTGCTACAAAAACGGAAATATTTTTGTTTTAGAACTAATTCCAAATCACGCCGATCTCTGCCAAAAAATTAATCAGGTTTTACTTTTAGCCTATTACCTTTTAAACATTGGCTATTGTGCAATGACTTTAATTTCCTGGCAAAAAATTATTTCTTCGCCTCAATTGGTCGAAATACTCTGTATCAAAACAGCTGTCATAATTTTTATTATCTCAATTCTGCATTACCTCAACATTTTAATTATAACCAAATACGCTAAAAAAATAATTCACAACAACTAAAATTCAAATATTATGGAAACTACAAAAATCTTAATTGGTTACGGAATTTATTTACCGGTCGCTTTATTTTTAACTTATTATGTTTCTAAAACCCTTTTCAAAAACGGAAAAATCTTTATGTTAGATATATTTAAAGGCCGCGAGGAAATTGCTGAAGCGACGAACAAACTTTTTGAAACTGGATTCTATCTTTTAAATATTGGTTTTGCATTAATGATTTTGGAACTTCAATTAAATCAAGACAGTTATCAGGAATTAATTGAAAGACTGAGTTATAAAATCGGCGGATTTTCTATTTATCTTGGTATTATGTTGTTCTTTAATTTGTATTTCTTTTTTAGAGGAAAAAGAAAAGCTAAAGAAGCTCAACGAGAAGAAAGATTAGTTTTTAAAGCTTAATCATTTATTTTATAATTTACCACAAATTCACGAATTATAATTTTAAAAATTCGTGAATTCGTGGCTAAAAAACTCTCAAGATGAACAAACTTATAATCGCATCTGGAACTGGTTTTCTTGGACAAGTTTTAGTTAATCATTTCAAAAATAAATTTGAAGAAATTGTAATTCTCACCCGAGGAAAATCTAAAACAATTGACGGAATTAAATATGTGAACTGGAATGCCAGAAC includes these proteins:
- a CDS encoding GbsR/MarR family transcriptional regulator, translating into MEFKEAKNKFVQTWGALGSQWGINKTMAQIHALLMVSNEPISMEDIMEELQISRGNASMNLRSLMDWGIVYKEFKAGERKEFFTAEKDLDELAVKISRERSKREIKPTLKILKEVSTIEAKDSPEEKHFVDQTTKLYDFVLKADNMLDKMTEFNDNWLGKLVMKMMK
- a CDS encoding YqjF family protein produces the protein MNFLKAEWKNLALVNYEIDAEILEKYLPAGTEIDIWDNKCYVSLVGFMFKNTKVLGLKVPFHIDFEEVNLRFYVKRLENGEWKRGVVFIKEIVPKKAITFIANTLYQEHYETQKMRHEIIENQNTNTFIYQWKNDKEWNTIEIETKKDLSIIEIDSEAEFITEHYFGYTKIDEETTFEYEVTHPRWEQFEVVNHKIDIDFEKNYGSDFGFLQTQKPTSVFLAQGSKITVKNKRKLQMPPVLKEMY